In a single window of the Biomphalaria glabrata chromosome 5, xgBioGlab47.1, whole genome shotgun sequence genome:
- the LOC106063572 gene encoding putative ferric-chelate reductase 1 → MLLKMNSMPLVLCLVVLVASLQSGHGAVDFSPAMCCQCGDHSPFGLSEKPKIMPSPFRIEVGSDSYVPNIEVKVNLTSTSELAFRSFFLAAYPYPYVIGTKPVGQIKLLPNQDYQTKDDCITRDNALNQANSNAVISRDDKYKSNVRFVWSANEKYGHVEFRATFIVDSDVFWVSEKSRVLADASLTYHPQKQQISPINTDKCGDSKGCFREPEGCTEPNCMYILTWVDDSENIQFELGGLADGSNDRYVAFAISDDKYMGDDTVFTCAHNSARDKTEVFLSYNTIDPKTNNPIPKYKVASQDDVWANHDYQNVLVSEEGSYENGRLRCRFKIRRDLDEDYPELKPLRGAPNHLLFAHGFANKGSPQRHGLSVEELPLASAQRVDFGRMSNYYGRSRYPLAKAHGCLMILAWVFFASIGLLLTKYYKPMWPNSRIFEHKYWFFGHFNCMATMFIIVIIAIILIFVEAGGYSEAPELPQKAHPILGIIILVCIIINPILALIRPSEDNKCRPVFNWFHWAFGTIANVLAIPTIFIGMDFGKVMVPWWATWILVIWVIFHIIVELSLEIHQCCTYKKNKERRRKWEQTKREYPKQHHPEPDPVGHRFKRFMLFLHIGFTFIITLMMIIIIAVS, encoded by the exons atgcttttaaaaatgaattccATGCCGCTGGTCCTGTGTCTGGTGGTCTTGGTTGCCAGCTTGCAATCAGGTCATGGTGCCGTAGACTTTTCACCAGCCATGTGCTGCCAGTGTGGAGATCACAGCCCTTTTGGTCTTTCAGAGAAACCAAAAATTATGCCATCTCCATTCCGTATAGAAGTTGGAAGTGACAGCTATGTACCCAATATTGAAGTCAAAG ttaaCTTGACCTCTACAAGTGAACTTGCATTTCGGTCATTCTTCCTGGCAGCTTATCCTTATCCTTATGTAATTGGTACTAAACCTGTGGGGCAGATTAAATTGCTTCCTAATCAAGATTATCAAACTAAAGATGACTGCATCACCAGAGATAATGCTCTGAACCAAGCTAATTCT AATGCAGTTATTAGCAGAGATGATAAATATAAAAGCAATGTCAGATTTGTGTGGTCAGCTAACGAAAAGTATGGACATGTTGAGTTCAG AGCCACTTTTATTGTAGACAGTGATGTTTTCTGGGTGTCAGAGAAGTCAAGAGTGTTGGCTGATGCTTCATTAACTTATCATCCACAGAAGCAG CAAATCAGCCCGATTAATACAGACAAGTGTGGAGACAGTAAAGGATGTTTCAGAGAACCAGAGGGATGTACAGAACCCAATTGTATGTACATCCTGACTTGGGTGGATGACAGTGAAAACATTCAGTTTGAGTTAGGTGGGCTTGCGGATGGCTCCAATGATAGATATGTAGCCTTTGCCATATCTGATGACAAATACatg GGAGATGACACAGTCTTTACATGTGCACACAATTCTGCTAGAGACAAAACTGAAGTATTCTTGTCTTACAACACTATAGATCCTAAAACTAACAACCCTATTCCCAAATACAAAGTAGCAAGCCAGGATGATGTTTGG GCTAATCATGACTATCAAAATGTACTTGTTTCTGAAGAAGGTTCTTATGAAAATGGAAGATTGCGTTGCCGTTTCAAGATCAGGAGAGACTTGGATGAGGATTACCCAGAACTGAAGCCTTTGAGAGGTGCTCCTAATCATCTCCTTTTTGCTCATGGATTTGCTAACAAAG GTAGCCCTCAGCGTCATGGCCTAAGTGTTGAGGAACTACCTCTGGCTTCTGCACAGCGTGTAGACTTTGGAAGAATGTCTAACTATTATGGACGGTCCAGGTACCCATTGGCTAAAGCTCATG GCTGCTTGATGATCTTAGCTTGGGTATTCTTTGCCTCAATTGGGCTTCTTCTGACCAAATACTATAAGCCTATGTGGCCTAATTCAAGAATATTTGAGCACAAGTATTGGTTCTTT GGTCACTTCAATTGTATGGCTACCATGTTCATCATTGTAATCATTGCTATCATCCTTATCTTTGTGGAAGCTGGTGGTTACAGTGAG GCCCCTGAATTACCCCAGAAAGCTCACCCAATACTTGGCATCATCATCTTGGTCTgcattattattaat CCAATCCTTGCTTTGATTCGTCCCTCAGAAGACAACAAATGTCGACCAGTGTTCAATTGGTTTCACTGGGCTTTTGGTACCATTGCCAATGTGCTTGCAA TTCCAACAATCTTCATTGGCATGGACTTTGGTAAAGTAATGGTGCCATGGTGGGCTACTTGGATTCTGGTCATTTGGGTCATTTTCCACATCATTGTTGAACTGTCTCTAGAAATACATCAGTGTTGTACctacaagaaaaataaag aGCGCAGAAGAAAATGGGAACAGACCAAGAGGGAATATCCCAAACAGCATCATCCGGAGCCTGACCCAGTT GGTCACAGATTCAAACGTTTCATGCTGTTCCTACACATCGGCTTCACTTTCATAATTACACTCATGATGATCATAATTATAGCTGTTTCTTAA